In one window of Oscillatoria sp. FACHB-1407 DNA:
- a CDS encoding type IV pilin-like G/H family protein: MSKIMIRKFVLVVACILIIISSTASIAVACSRMRISEATTYVGMMNRIQQQYFLENQSFARSLEELNRFAKAQIPVNTNHYRFQVHLKNQVAFNDAHYIGDAEPCMTKCEFGITSLFGRCFDSCCNPLICFFSRRDCVYSVIGVVFPSNRRSHTQAILCKGSTPDAKQPFLKNGEYVCPSR; this comes from the coding sequence ATGTCCAAGATCATGATACGAAAGTTCGTGCTTGTGGTGGCTTGTATTCTAATCATAATAAGCAGTACAGCCTCTATAGCCGTTGCTTGCTCTCGCATGAGAATCTCAGAAGCAACAACGTATGTTGGCATGATGAACAGAATTCAACAGCAGTACTTTTTAGAAAACCAATCTTTTGCGCGATCGCTAGAGGAACTTAATCGGTTTGCTAAAGCGCAAATACCTGTTAACACGAATCATTATCGATTTCAGGTTCATCTCAAAAATCAAGTTGCTTTTAACGACGCTCATTACATTGGTGATGCGGAGCCTTGCATGACTAAATGTGAATTTGGTATCACCAGCTTATTTGGTAGATGTTTTGACAGTTGTTGTAATCCCTTAATTTGTTTCTTCTCAAGAAGAGACTGTGTTTACAGTGTTATTGGAGTTGTATTCCCATCAAACCGTCGTTCACACACTCAAGCTATTTTGTGCAAAGGGAGCACTCCAGACGCAAAACAACCTTTTCTGAAAAATGGAGAATACGTTTGTCCATCACGATAG
- a CDS encoding sodium-dependent bicarbonate transport family permease: MDFWSFFVMDFVKQLQSPTLGFLIGGMVIAALGSQLVIPEAICQIIIFMLLTKIGLTGGIAIRNSNLTEMILPALFAVASGILIVFIARYTLAKLPKVKTVDAIATGGLFGAVSGSTMAAALTLLEEQNISYEAWAGALYPFMDIPALVTAIVVANIYLNNRKKRRAADESLSKQESLSKQEYPNLAGEYTSPAGVAFSTAGASLPAETFSTTGDYSSSAGTSPSPAGDYPSSRQEYRKQMAPADNRVKIWPIVQESLQGPALSAMLLGVALGIFTRPESVYESFYDPLFRGLLSVLMLVMGMEAWSRIGELRKVAQWYVVYSVVAPFVHGLIAFGLGMVAHYTMGFSMGGVVVLAVIASSSSDISGPPTLRAGIPSANPSAYIGASTAIGTPIAIGLCIPFFIGLAQAIGV, encoded by the coding sequence GTGGATTTTTGGTCCTTTTTTGTGATGGACTTTGTTAAGCAGTTGCAGTCCCCAACACTCGGTTTTCTGATTGGGGGTATGGTCATTGCTGCCCTGGGTAGCCAATTGGTCATTCCAGAGGCAATTTGTCAGATCATCATCTTCATGCTGCTCACCAAAATCGGTTTGACGGGTGGTATTGCGATTCGCAATTCCAACCTGACGGAGATGATTTTACCTGCACTGTTTGCTGTAGCATCCGGGATTCTGATTGTATTCATCGCGCGCTATACATTAGCCAAGCTACCGAAGGTGAAAACCGTTGATGCGATCGCGACTGGGGGTTTGTTTGGTGCAGTGAGTGGCTCTACGATGGCTGCCGCCCTGACACTCCTGGAAGAACAAAACATCTCATACGAGGCATGGGCTGGCGCACTCTATCCTTTCATGGATATCCCAGCACTCGTGACCGCGATTGTGGTGGCCAACATTTATCTCAACAACCGGAAGAAGCGTAGGGCAGCAGACGAGTCTCTCAGCAAGCAAGAGTCTCTCAGCAAGCAAGAGTATCCCAATCTCGCAGGAGAATATACCAGTCCCGCAGGTGTGGCTTTTAGTACCGCAGGCGCATCTCTCCCCGCAGAAACGTTCAGTACCACAGGCGATTATTCCAGTTCCGCAGGCACGTCTCCCAGTCCCGCAGGTGATTATCCTAGCAGCCGACAAGAGTATCGCAAGCAGATGGCTCCTGCGGATAATCGGGTCAAGATATGGCCGATTGTTCAGGAAAGCCTCCAGGGTCCTGCCCTATCTGCCATGTTGCTTGGCGTTGCTCTTGGCATCTTCACCCGGCCAGAAAGTGTCTATGAAAGCTTCTACGACCCCCTCTTTCGCGGATTACTGTCGGTCTTGATGCTGGTCATGGGTATGGAAGCCTGGTCAAGAATTGGTGAACTACGCAAGGTAGCCCAGTGGTACGTTGTTTATAGCGTGGTGGCACCCTTTGTGCATGGGCTAATCGCCTTCGGTCTCGGCATGGTTGCCCATTACACCATGGGATTCAGCATGGGTGGCGTGGTGGTTCTGGCCGTCATCGCTTCCTCCAGTTCAGACATCTCAGGCCCGCCCACGTTGCGAGCCGGTATCCCGTCGGCGAATCCCTCCGCCTACATCGGTGCTTCCACAGCCATTGGGACGCCTATTGCGATCGGCTTGTGTATCCCGTTTTTCATCGGGCTTGCTCAGGCAATCGGCGTCTAA
- a CDS encoding patatin-like phospholipase family protein, translated as MSVNRLFGSLLFYDLAAGAGEFYTINSSSGIAQLKRYNSWATNWTHIIPGNFGGNGFTDLLFYSSATGVGEFYTTDGSGGMSLLKRYNSWATNWTHIIPGNFGGNGFTDLLFYSSATGVGEFYTTDGSGGMSLLKRYNSWATNWTHIISGNFGGNGFTDLLFYSSATGVGEFYTTDGSGGMSLLKQHNNWLGWTHIISGNFGGSNFTDLLFYSSATRAGEFFMTDGSGGVSLLRQQMRWPSPWSQIVSGFFSVQLARPTNEEAYTRIRLKSLSGKYLSSNGATEVVPLNASSIRAGDSEEFWLVRNPSGLRSGSRAYLRSNTVTGSGSYYQPRVDLHVIRGDDRGRRGDRLFLNPGFSENNRDFVIVRLNNDGKEFADGDRIALRFFTGGYLSADSSGLLRILEKEVPGEEETFTVEIMTDLKLYWSEQRLDNFSTATPGGEAFAEREGYTFIQIQGRIYMNPGAGRKPLYLFWHPERGDNFVTTSGEGEQDAIAEGYIRVRIEGYILAKPESGTLPLRTYWRGAERNDYFATTSVLEERAAADSNYTFVREEGFILPPNAVPAQPEVGRINPGNLIEINSEDLINRLQIDQNILRNILRDRRIIDISRPRQRRQSNKKALVLSGGGAKGCFEVGAVKRLWAQGYRPDIICGVSVGALNAVKLAEGKDSSAEDLELVWKQLDPRNQGGKAVYSKDYFVNLLLKLIPKMIGDGIDDLLGGTDILNWLFFAASHLHSIHSMHPLRNLISQNLDINAIRASGTKLRIGMTDLRSGQYFSVTEPFEAAALGLNVCGRVEVEPDHRIGETWLTRPILGADSYAMHLEDAIYASCVLPVFMDPKILNLRNTRIVPFQNERIALLRAGSGLNSTYSPPSIERLMSLLEGGERDLDDETYNKLKKRTSTDFDLTQVLRDSLNAARGDSRQAQHHLFDGGLRDTMAIRTAIRLGAREITVITGDRLQTAQWAFKNPGMIKEDAFALPVAQYLFGLLGIWFNEAARTDVLLAVAQNEFLGWLYRCFSLMDDDKRQQIVREFNEYWVNHGAVLRNILGGSTWIGGDITQSYGTPFQDEGCCIKYISPSGELVDALGFDKWEEIQEGIDMGYEAASSPVELSFPVPDHLVSQT; from the coding sequence GTGTCTGTCAATCGTCTCTTTGGTAGCCTACTTTTCTATGACCTTGCTGCTGGAGCGGGAGAGTTTTACACTATCAACAGTTCGAGCGGAATAGCTCAGCTTAAGCGGTACAACAGTTGGGCAACAAATTGGACACACATTATTCCTGGTAACTTTGGGGGCAACGGCTTCACCGACTTGCTCTTTTACAGTTCCGCGACTGGAGTTGGTGAGTTTTACACCACAGATGGCTCTGGGGGAATGTCTTTGCTTAAGCGGTACAACAGTTGGGCAACAAATTGGACACACATTATTCCTGGTAACTTTGGGGGCAACGGCTTCACCGACTTGCTCTTCTACAGTTCCGCGACTGGAGTTGGTGAGTTTTACACCACAGATGGCTCTGGGGGAATGTCTTTGCTTAAGCGGTACAACAGTTGGGCAACAAATTGGACACATATTATTTCTGGTAACTTTGGGGGCAACGGCTTCACCGACTTGCTCTTCTACAGTTCCGCGACTGGAGTTGGTGAGTTTTACACCACAGATGGCTCTGGGGGAATGTCTTTGCTTAAGCAGCATAATAATTGGTTAGGTTGGACACATATTATTTCTGGTAACTTTGGAGGTAGCAATTTTACTGACTTGCTCTTCTACAGTTCTGCTACCAGAGCTGGCGAGTTTTTCATGACTGACGGTTCTGGCGGAGTGTCTCTTCTCAGGCAGCAAATGAGATGGCCTAGCCCTTGGTCACAAATTGTCTCTGGGTTCTTCTCTGTGCAACTTGCAAGACCAACAAATGAGGAGGCATATACAAGAATCAGATTAAAATCTTTAAGTGGTAAGTATTTATCAAGTAATGGTGCAACTGAAGTAGTCCCCCTCAATGCTTCATCTATTAGGGCAGGGGACAGTGAGGAATTTTGGTTGGTAAGAAATCCTTCTGGTTTAAGGAGCGGTAGTAGAGCGTATCTGCGCAGCAACACTGTTACTGGGTCTGGCAGCTATTACCAGCCTCGAGTTGATCTCCATGTAATCAGAGGCGATGATCGTGGTAGAAGGGGTGATCGCCTCTTTCTCAATCCAGGCTTTAGTGAAAATAATCGTGATTTTGTCATTGTTCGGCTTAACAACGACGGAAAAGAATTTGCAGATGGCGATCGTATTGCACTAAGGTTCTTTACCGGAGGTTATTTATCAGCCGATTCCAGCGGACTCCTGCGAATTTTAGAAAAAGAAGTTCCTGGAGAGGAAGAGACATTTACAGTCGAAATAATGACAGATTTGAAACTGTACTGGAGTGAGCAACGGCTAGATAACTTTTCTACAGCAACTCCTGGTGGTGAGGCATTCGCAGAAAGGGAAGGTTATACATTCATTCAGATACAAGGGCGCATTTATATGAATCCGGGGGCTGGAAGGAAGCCACTGTATCTGTTCTGGCACCCAGAACGAGGAGATAACTTCGTTACTACTTCAGGAGAGGGGGAGCAAGACGCTATTGCTGAAGGCTATATCAGAGTGCGTATCGAGGGTTACATTCTGGCAAAACCAGAGAGTGGCACGCTCCCACTAAGAACTTACTGGAGAGGCGCAGAGCGCAACGACTATTTTGCTACCACCAGCGTCCTAGAAGAACGCGCAGCAGCAGATTCTAACTATACGTTTGTTCGTGAGGAGGGCTTTATCCTTCCTCCTAATGCAGTACCTGCTCAACCGGAAGTTGGAAGAATTAATCCAGGAAATTTGATTGAAATCAATTCAGAGGATCTAATTAATCGCTTGCAAATTGATCAAAATATCTTGCGAAATATTCTACGTGATCGCAGGATCATTGATATTTCACGCCCCCGTCAAAGGAGACAATCCAACAAGAAAGCACTTGTTTTAAGCGGCGGTGGAGCCAAAGGTTGTTTTGAAGTTGGAGCAGTTAAGCGTCTTTGGGCGCAAGGGTATCGTCCTGATATTATTTGTGGTGTATCTGTTGGGGCGTTGAATGCAGTCAAACTGGCGGAAGGGAAAGACAGCTCGGCTGAAGATCTTGAATTGGTTTGGAAACAATTAGATCCTAGAAATCAAGGTGGAAAAGCAGTCTATTCAAAAGATTACTTCGTCAATCTGCTGCTTAAACTAATACCCAAAATGATTGGAGATGGAATTGATGATCTTCTTGGTGGAACGGATATCTTAAATTGGCTCTTCTTTGCTGCATCTCATTTGCATTCAATACACTCCATGCACCCTCTAAGAAATTTAATATCTCAAAATTTAGATATTAATGCTATTCGTGCCTCTGGAACTAAGCTTAGAATCGGTATGACAGATTTAAGATCTGGGCAATATTTCTCTGTCACTGAACCTTTTGAAGCAGCCGCTCTAGGATTAAATGTTTGTGGACGAGTAGAAGTCGAGCCAGATCATCGTATTGGTGAAACATGGTTGACTCGTCCTATTCTTGGTGCAGATTCTTATGCAATGCATTTGGAAGATGCTATTTATGCGTCCTGTGTTCTGCCTGTTTTCATGGATCCGAAAATTTTGAATTTGCGGAATACGAGAATAGTTCCATTTCAAAATGAACGTATTGCACTACTTAGGGCTGGGAGCGGCTTAAATTCAACTTATAGCCCACCATCAATTGAACGCCTCATGAGTCTTCTTGAAGGTGGTGAACGTGATCTTGATGACGAAACTTACAATAAGTTGAAAAAAAGAACTTCAACTGATTTTGATCTAACACAAGTACTGCGAGATAGCCTTAATGCTGCTAGGGGAGATTCTCGTCAAGCTCAGCATCATCTATTTGATGGTGGGTTGCGTGACACAATGGCAATTCGGACAGCCATCCGTCTAGGTGCTCGTGAGATTACGGTGATCACTGGCGATCGGCTTCAAACTGCACAATGGGCTTTTAAGAATCCAGGCATGATCAAAGAGGATGCGTTTGCTCTCCCAGTGGCACAGTACCTTTTTGGCTTGTTAGGAATTTGGTTTAATGAGGCGGCCAGGACTGATGTATTGCTTGCAGTTGCACAAAATGAATTTTTGGGTTGGCTCTACCGTTGCTTCTCGCTTATGGATGATGATAAACGTCAACAGATTGTTCGAGAGTTCAACGAATATTGGGTCAATCATGGTGCAGTTCTACGAAATATTTTGGGCGGTAGCACATGGATCGGTGGCGATATTACTCAGTCTTATGGAACGCCCTTCCAGGATGAAGGATGCTGCATTAAGTACATTTCGCCATCTGGAGAACTAGTAGACGCATTAGGTTTTGATAAATGGGAAGAAATTCAAGAAGGCATTGATATGGGCTATGAGGCAGCTAGTAGTCCTGTTGAACTCTCTTTCCCTGTCCCAGATCATCTAGTTAGCCAAACCTGA
- the gltD gene encoding glutamate synthase small subunit → MGKPTGFIEYLRELPSELEPLDRIRNWDEFHLPMPDDRLRTQGARCMDCGTPFCHTGTLISGMASGCPINNLIPEWNDLVYRGLWQEALDRLHKTNNFPEFTGRVCPAPCEGSCVLGIHNPPVTIKNIEYSIVEKGWEEGWITPDPPAKRTGKRVAIIGSGPAGLSAAAQLNRAGHWVTVYERADRPGGLLMYGIPNMKLDKEQVVLRRLDVLEKEGVKFVCNTEVGKDLPTETLLKEYDAIVLCTGATKPRDLPIEGRQLKGIHFAMEFLTGNTKAVLDGKPGDSFISAAGKDVVIIGGGDTGTDCVGTSIRHGCNSLVQLEIMPKPPSERAPDNPWPEWPKVYKMDYGQEEAAAQFGGDPRVYLTTATHFEGDADGNVKAVHTVQVQWERNEKGQFIPKHIPGTERVLPAQLVLLAMGFLGPEQPLLDALGLERDFRSNVKAEYGAYATSIPGVFAAGDCRRGQSLVVWAFNEGRGAARECDRYLMGVTDLP, encoded by the coding sequence ATGGGAAAACCAACTGGCTTTATTGAATACCTGCGCGAACTACCGTCTGAACTGGAACCTCTGGATCGGATTCGCAACTGGGACGAATTTCACCTGCCCATGCCGGATGACCGACTCCGCACCCAGGGCGCACGCTGTATGGACTGCGGCACTCCCTTCTGCCACACGGGGACTCTGATCAGTGGCATGGCAAGTGGTTGTCCCATCAACAACCTGATTCCAGAATGGAATGATCTGGTGTATCGCGGATTGTGGCAGGAAGCCCTCGATCGCCTCCACAAAACCAACAACTTCCCCGAATTTACCGGACGGGTCTGTCCCGCTCCCTGCGAGGGTTCCTGTGTGTTGGGCATCCACAATCCCCCGGTCACGATCAAAAACATCGAATATTCCATCGTTGAGAAGGGCTGGGAAGAAGGGTGGATTACGCCCGATCCCCCTGCCAAGCGGACGGGCAAGCGGGTTGCCATTATCGGATCTGGCCCAGCAGGCTTATCGGCAGCGGCTCAACTCAATCGGGCGGGACATTGGGTCACGGTCTACGAACGGGCCGATCGCCCCGGTGGTCTGCTGATGTACGGCATCCCCAACATGAAGTTGGATAAGGAACAGGTGGTGTTGCGTCGCCTGGATGTCTTGGAGAAAGAAGGTGTGAAGTTCGTCTGCAACACCGAAGTGGGTAAGGACTTACCAACCGAAACGTTGCTGAAGGAATACGATGCGATCGTTCTCTGCACAGGTGCTACCAAACCCCGTGATTTGCCAATCGAAGGTCGTCAGCTCAAAGGCATTCACTTTGCAATGGAATTCCTGACCGGCAATACGAAAGCGGTTCTGGATGGAAAACCTGGCGATTCCTTCATCTCTGCGGCTGGTAAGGATGTGGTAATTATTGGCGGTGGCGACACCGGAACCGACTGTGTGGGAACTTCCATCCGACATGGTTGCAATAGCCTGGTGCAACTGGAAATCATGCCCAAACCTCCCTCTGAGCGTGCACCCGATAACCCCTGGCCCGAATGGCCCAAGGTCTACAAAATGGACTATGGCCAGGAGGAAGCAGCGGCTCAGTTTGGGGGTGATCCTCGTGTTTACCTGACCACCGCGACTCACTTTGAAGGCGATGCCGATGGCAACGTCAAAGCGGTTCACACGGTTCAAGTCCAGTGGGAACGCAATGAGAAGGGACAATTTATCCCCAAACATATCCCCGGTACAGAACGGGTGTTGCCCGCTCAACTGGTACTCCTGGCAATGGGTTTCTTAGGGCCCGAACAACCGCTACTCGATGCCCTCGGACTGGAGCGCGATTTCCGCAGCAATGTCAAAGCAGAGTATGGTGCCTACGCTACCAGCATTCCCGGTGTGTTTGCGGCTGGTGATTGTCGGCGTGGACAAAGCCTCGTAGTGTGGGCCTTCAATGAAGGACGCGGAGCAGCGAGAGAGTGCGATCGCTATCTCATGGGTGTCACGGATCTGCCATAA
- a CDS encoding P-II family nitrogen regulator has translation MAKPAKKLVIVTEKILLKKIAKIIDESGATGYTVVETGGKGSRNVRSSGQPSVSDTTANIKFEVLTENRDMAEDIADQVGLKFFNDYAGIAYICDAEVLYGHSFCGPDGC, from the coding sequence ATGGCCAAGCCAGCTAAAAAGCTTGTCATCGTTACAGAGAAGATTCTGCTGAAAAAGATCGCCAAGATCATTGATGAATCCGGGGCGACGGGTTATACGGTGGTGGAGACTGGCGGTAAAGGCAGTCGTAACGTGCGCTCGTCCGGGCAACCCAGCGTTTCTGACACCACAGCGAATATAAAGTTTGAGGTGCTCACCGAAAATCGGGATATGGCTGAGGATATTGCGGATCAGGTCGGATTGAAGTTTTTCAACGACTATGCGGGCATTGCCTACATTTGTGACGCAGAGGTCCTGTACGGGCACAGTTTCTGTGGACCAGATGGCTGTTGA
- a CDS encoding lysophospholipid acyltransferase family protein, whose product MKSYGYMVSHRPGWSLDRRDPKFIEAFQPLWQWFYEHYFHVQTEGWEQVPDGQVMFVGSHNGGLAAPDMFMTFYDWFKRFGTERLVYGLMHPKVWIVSPFLASLAEQGGAIAAHPKMALAALDRNASILVYPGGAQDVFRPFHQRDQIQLANRKGFIKIALQRHVPIIPVVSWGAHDTLLVLGDIYPLIQHLHDRGMPWLFGVDPEVFPVYLGLPWGLALGPLPNVPLPRPIVTRVGAPIYFDRYGMDAARDRPYVDACYERVRHQMQQDLNSLIAKSSQMRR is encoded by the coding sequence ATGAAAAGTTACGGTTACATGGTGTCACACCGCCCTGGTTGGTCATTAGATCGCCGCGATCCCAAATTTATTGAAGCCTTTCAGCCTCTATGGCAGTGGTTTTATGAGCACTACTTTCACGTTCAAACGGAGGGGTGGGAACAGGTTCCCGATGGTCAGGTGATGTTTGTCGGCTCCCACAATGGGGGATTAGCGGCTCCTGACATGTTCATGACGTTCTATGACTGGTTTAAACGCTTCGGCACAGAACGACTGGTCTATGGTCTGATGCATCCCAAAGTGTGGATTGTCTCTCCCTTCCTGGCTTCCCTCGCAGAGCAGGGTGGAGCGATCGCCGCCCATCCTAAAATGGCACTTGCTGCCCTGGATCGCAATGCCAGCATTTTGGTTTATCCCGGTGGTGCTCAAGATGTTTTTCGTCCATTTCACCAACGCGATCAAATCCAGCTTGCCAATCGCAAAGGCTTCATCAAAATTGCCCTGCAACGCCATGTGCCGATCATCCCGGTTGTCTCCTGGGGAGCCCACGATACTCTGCTGGTATTAGGCGATATCTACCCCCTGATACAACACCTCCACGATCGCGGTATGCCCTGGTTATTTGGGGTCGATCCCGAAGTGTTTCCGGTCTATCTCGGACTCCCATGGGGACTGGCACTCGGACCTCTGCCCAATGTGCCGTTGCCTCGACCCATCGTAACTCGTGTTGGCGCACCGATCTACTTCGATCGCTATGGGATGGATGCGGCTCGCGATCGCCCCTACGTCGATGCGTGTTATGAGCGTGTCCGTCACCAAATGCAACAGGATCTCAACAGCCTCATCGCCAAATCGAGCCAGATGCGACGGTGA
- a CDS encoding cation:proton antiporter yields the protein MILSNMLPPFSEGLAALMAPIPVLATVVAEDSPIILSGVLLTLVVIYLASKFGAEVARRLDFPPVLGELVAGVIVGVSALHLVIFPEGGLSASDSVIMTALQSLNQLAPDALTRIFESQSEVISVLAEIGVIILLFEIGLESDLRQLKEVGIQATVVACVGVAAPFAAGTAGLMMFFHVAAIPAIFAGAALTATSIGITSKVLSELGQLKSKEGQIIVGAAVIDDVLGIIVLAVVASLAKTGEIDVANVIYLIVSATAFLIGSILLGGVFNKSFVAIVEQLKTRGNIVIPAFIFAFFMAFLGNAIHLEAILGAFAAGLVLDETDARNELDELIKPIADLLVPIFFVTVGARADLGVLNPTVPENRAGLLIATFLIAVAIIGKLITGWAAFGLSGINRFAIGVGMIPRGEVGLVFAGIGSASGILDKPLEVSIIIMVILTTFLAPPFLRVAFGSSTNSIPEPITPVEAASE from the coding sequence ATGATTTTGTCCAACATGCTGCCACCTTTCAGTGAGGGACTCGCCGCTCTCATGGCTCCAATCCCAGTTCTGGCGACCGTTGTTGCTGAAGATTCACCCATTATTCTGTCTGGCGTATTGCTGACGCTGGTAGTGATTTATCTTGCCAGTAAGTTCGGCGCAGAGGTCGCCAGGCGATTAGATTTTCCACCCGTCCTGGGGGAACTGGTTGCCGGGGTGATTGTCGGTGTTTCGGCGTTGCATCTGGTGATCTTTCCCGAAGGGGGGCTGTCTGCCTCTGACTCGGTGATCATGACGGCACTGCAAAGCTTGAATCAATTGGCACCGGATGCGCTGACTCGGATCTTTGAGTCGCAAAGTGAAGTGATTTCGGTGCTGGCTGAAATCGGCGTGATTATTCTGCTGTTTGAAATTGGACTGGAATCCGATCTGCGGCAACTGAAGGAAGTGGGCATTCAAGCCACGGTTGTCGCCTGTGTCGGAGTCGCAGCACCGTTTGCGGCGGGCACGGCAGGGTTAATGATGTTCTTTCACGTAGCCGCAATTCCAGCGATTTTTGCGGGAGCCGCGTTAACAGCAACGAGTATTGGCATCACCTCTAAAGTGTTGTCTGAGTTAGGTCAACTCAAATCCAAAGAAGGGCAAATCATTGTTGGCGCAGCAGTGATTGATGATGTCCTGGGCATTATTGTCCTGGCTGTCGTCGCCAGCTTAGCCAAAACTGGCGAGATTGATGTCGCCAATGTCATTTACTTGATTGTCAGTGCTACAGCATTTTTGATTGGATCAATTTTGTTGGGAGGTGTCTTTAACAAAAGTTTTGTGGCGATCGTGGAGCAGCTCAAAACCCGTGGAAATATTGTTATTCCGGCATTCATCTTTGCTTTCTTTATGGCATTTTTAGGGAACGCCATTCATCTCGAAGCGATTTTGGGTGCCTTTGCAGCAGGGTTGGTGCTCGATGAAACCGATGCCCGCAACGAGTTAGACGAATTAATCAAACCCATCGCCGATTTACTGGTGCCCATCTTTTTTGTGACGGTGGGAGCGCGGGCTGACCTTGGTGTTTTGAATCCGACGGTACCAGAGAATCGTGCGGGACTATTGATTGCAACGTTTTTGATCGCCGTGGCGATTATTGGCAAGTTGATCACAGGTTGGGCAGCATTTGGACTATCCGGCATCAATCGCTTTGCGATCGGGGTTGGGATGATTCCTCGCGGTGAGGTGGGTCTGGTGTTTGCGGGTATCGGCTCCGCTAGCGGCATTCTGGACAAGCCACTGGAGGTGTCGATTATTATCATGGTGATCTTGACCACTTTTCTGGCTCCACCGTTTTTACGGGTTGCTTTTGGTTCATCCACGAATTCCATCCCAGAACCTATCACTCCTGTGGAAGCAGCGAGTGAGTAA